The following coding sequences lie in one Oncorhynchus gorbuscha isolate QuinsamMale2020 ecotype Even-year linkage group LG10, OgorEven_v1.0, whole genome shotgun sequence genomic window:
- the LOC124045827 gene encoding probable pleckstrin homology domain-containing family N member 1 isoform X2, translated as MGCCSVTQRGAHSGIDDVGPDEIELLEIDNSGIWSLGESRLQLSVRNGNDGPPSRYPSVRHLNQEVVLWGRSREELHHRIYNQPIRDWEGQPTHMYGEIVHSSLVSLHNSYTQETREHYLVLFSFHLLILSLDHSHHDFIYEGMLPLSGLSFQATSLASNSQTMFQISGPMVDSKVFTCASAAEMNKWIHHMEERKYKSMSQLLSPSHCALSYLVPCDEIWKKEELKTYLLQAPIQQWEGAPIQHMGQPVYISMVHIINTQRQGLHQQLLVLFPQDVLLLSVDNKSLSVIYEGRLPRKSITAVERSALPGRLEFELAGELIEPLQVSCTCPEEYQNWIFQLQQKKKKMRDKSQKVVAEQLSSVYFFSQ; from the exons ATGGGATGCTGTAGTGTGACTCAGAGAGGAGCGCATTCCGGGATTGACGATGTGGGCCCTGACGAGATCGAGCTCCTGGAGATTGACAACTCAGG GATATGGAGTCTAGGAGAGAGCAGGCTTCAGCTCTCCGTGAGGAATGGAAACGATGGTCCACCCTCTCGCTACCCTTCAGTGAGACACCTCAACCAGGAG GTTGTGCTATGGggcaggagcagagaggagctacACCACAGAATCTACAACCAGCCCATCCGTGACTGGGAGGGCCAACCTACACACATGTATGGAGAGATAGTACACTCCTCCCTGGTGTCTCTCCACAACAGCTACACACAG GAGACACGTGAACACTATCTGGTGCTGTTCTCCTTCCACTTGTTGATCCTATCTCTGGACCACTCTCACCATGATTTTATCTATGAG GGCATGCTGCCTCTCTCTGGACTGTCTTTCCAAGCCACTTCACTAGCCTCCAACTCGCAAACCATGTTCCAGATCAGTG GTCCAATGGTGGACTCCAAAGTATTCACCTGTGCCAGTGCAGCAGAGATGAACAAATGGATACACCacatggaggagaggaaatacAAATCCATGAGCCAACTGCTAAGCCCCTCCCACTGTGCACTGTCTTACCTG GTACCCTGCGATGAGATCTGGAAGAAAGAGGAACTGAAAACGTATTTACTGCAAGCCCCAATTCAGCAGTGGGAAGGGGCCCCCATCCAGCACATGGGCCAGCCTGTATACATATCCATggtccacatcatcaacacacagagacag GGACTCCATCAGCAACTTCTAGTACTCTTCCCTCAAGATGTCCTCCTGCTCTCTGTGGATAACAAGAGCCTCAGTGTCATATATGAG GGTAGATTGCCTCGGAAAAGCATCACAGCCGTGGAGAGGTCAGCATTACCTGGGAGGCTGGAGTTCGAGTTAGCAG GTGAACTGATTGAGCCGCTGCAGGTATCTTGCACCTGTCCTGAAGAATATCAGAACTGGATCTTCCAGCTACAACAG
- the LOC124045827 gene encoding probable pleckstrin homology domain-containing family N member 1 isoform X1 — MGCCSVTQRGAHSGIDDVGPDEIELLEIDNSGIWSLGESRLQLSVRNGNDGPPSRYPSVRHLNQEVVLWGRSREELHHRIYNQPIRDWEGQPTHMYGEIVHSSLVSLHNSYTQETREHYLVLFSFHLLILSLDHSHHDFIYEGMLPLSGLSFQATSLASNSQTMFQISGPMVDSKVFTCASAAEMNKWIHHMEERKYKSMSQLLSPSHCALSYLVPCDEIWKKEELKTYLLQAPIQQWEGAPIQHMGQPVYISMVHIINTQRQGLHQQLLVLFPQDVLLLSVDNKSLSVIYEGRLPRKSITAVERSALPGRLEFELAGELIEPLQVSCTCPEEYQNWIFQLQQPEKKLQATSNHPAPPLIPKKQRSRKESQEQMIIAH; from the exons ATGGGATGCTGTAGTGTGACTCAGAGAGGAGCGCATTCCGGGATTGACGATGTGGGCCCTGACGAGATCGAGCTCCTGGAGATTGACAACTCAGG GATATGGAGTCTAGGAGAGAGCAGGCTTCAGCTCTCCGTGAGGAATGGAAACGATGGTCCACCCTCTCGCTACCCTTCAGTGAGACACCTCAACCAGGAG GTTGTGCTATGGggcaggagcagagaggagctacACCACAGAATCTACAACCAGCCCATCCGTGACTGGGAGGGCCAACCTACACACATGTATGGAGAGATAGTACACTCCTCCCTGGTGTCTCTCCACAACAGCTACACACAG GAGACACGTGAACACTATCTGGTGCTGTTCTCCTTCCACTTGTTGATCCTATCTCTGGACCACTCTCACCATGATTTTATCTATGAG GGCATGCTGCCTCTCTCTGGACTGTCTTTCCAAGCCACTTCACTAGCCTCCAACTCGCAAACCATGTTCCAGATCAGTG GTCCAATGGTGGACTCCAAAGTATTCACCTGTGCCAGTGCAGCAGAGATGAACAAATGGATACACCacatggaggagaggaaatacAAATCCATGAGCCAACTGCTAAGCCCCTCCCACTGTGCACTGTCTTACCTG GTACCCTGCGATGAGATCTGGAAGAAAGAGGAACTGAAAACGTATTTACTGCAAGCCCCAATTCAGCAGTGGGAAGGGGCCCCCATCCAGCACATGGGCCAGCCTGTATACATATCCATggtccacatcatcaacacacagagacag GGACTCCATCAGCAACTTCTAGTACTCTTCCCTCAAGATGTCCTCCTGCTCTCTGTGGATAACAAGAGCCTCAGTGTCATATATGAG GGTAGATTGCCTCGGAAAAGCATCACAGCCGTGGAGAGGTCAGCATTACCTGGGAGGCTGGAGTTCGAGTTAGCAG GTGAACTGATTGAGCCGCTGCAGGTATCTTGCACCTGTCCTGAAGAATATCAGAACTGGATCTTCCAGCTACAACAG
- the ttll10 gene encoding protein polyglycylase TTLL10 isoform X2: protein MSSENLVEPCPQGETGVRRLPEAQLACGDNTPPERQSQRGTQEEEVGDSGSLADNNKIQEVTSEPSEGVGQLQEDPQTGLRGVCLEEQCFSGNRRRSSPRGVVLLPYPERERDRRTEEPRGPRSFFFFGGGNGASIVTSYCESRGWQRIYDKTREDFKLKWCEIKSPVTYYNFREGEQLLYQIPNNKVLTTKIGLLSSLREYDRFSSKVNHGRGLRRLKIEEFFPTTFRMDMRDEREAFFAQQEGMCDEETSMWICKPTGLNQGRGIFLLRSQEDVSAFRLKLQNIAETQCNRTLPFRLPQARIVQQYVQNPLLLKGRKFDVRSYFLIACTSPYMVFFRHGYVRLTCDLYDPNSPNLSSHLTNQYMQKKNPLYSVLKEETVWSMDRFNTYVNDKLSVAKGLPRDWVLGAFAKRMQQIMIQCFFAVKAKLDRKLGYFDLIGCDFMIDDDFKVWLLEMNCNPALHTNCEALKEVIPSTVVETLDLTLEIFNKRCCGLKLLPLASQRDFVLLYDGETAHVPVLSRRSKTAVPLQAQHPKSVSTQMPFTTSRTQKTESVASVSREKSVSENTFSPVAMTAVLVPLTGTDATDHPAPVTTHNDLFLQTGPNRLTGPAGAPRPHPTHKPSPRPLKPAQARVELRLSKCTWQRQSGNSEHRKPSDLLWVKDTFMSLSTPALTEGSRFSMRRLRGTKACQPDQEQPFCYSLRPTQFRLAKPGTSSPVWTDKQDKEGEQEGGGGQEPGVDTQSTAKEEKEDKEHREEL from the exons ATGTCATCTGAGAACTTGGTTGAGCCCTGCCCTCAGGGCGAGACAGGGGTGAGGCGGCTCCCAGAAGCTCAGCTGGCCTGTGGAGACAACACGCCCCcggagagacagagccagagagggacacaggaggaggaggtgggagacaGCGGGTCCCTGGCCGACAACAACAAGATACAGGAAGTGACATCAGAACCCAGTGAAGGGGTAGGCCAACTGCAGGAGGACCCACAGACAGGTCTCAGAG GTGTGTGTCTGGAAGAGCAGTGCTTCAGTGGGAACAGGAGGAGGTCTTCCCCCAGGGGGGTGGTGTTACTACCGTATCcagaaagggagagggacaggCGGACAGAGGAGCCCAGGGGCCCCCGGTCTTTTTTCTTCTTTGGAGGAGGGAACGGAGCCTCCAT AGTAACCTCCTATTGTGAGAGCAGAGGATGGCAACGGATCTACGACAAGACTAGAGAAGACTTTAAACTCAAGTGGTGCGAGATCAAATCCCCAGTCACCTATTACAATTTCAGAGAAG GTGAACAGCTCCTTTACCAGATCCCCAACAACAAGGTGCTGACCACTAAGATCGGCCTCCTTAGCAGCCTTAGGGAGTATGACCGCTTCAGCAGCAAGGTCAACCACGGTCGGGGACTGAG GAGGTTGAAAATTGAGGAGTTTTTCCCCACCACCTTCCGCATGgacatgagagatgagagagaggcttTCTTTGCCCAGCAGGAAG GTATGTGTGATGAGGAGACAAGCATGTGGATCTGTAAGCCCACGGGCCTCAACCAGGGGCGAGGCATCTTCCTCCTGAGGAGCCAGGAAGACGTCTCGGCCTTCAGACTCAAGCTGCAGAACATCGCAGAGACCCAGTGCAACAGGACGCTGCCTTTTCGCTTGCCCCAGGCACGCATCGTGCAGCA GTATGTCCAGAACCCTCTGCTCTTAAAGGGGAGAAAGTTTGATGTGCGCTCCTATTTCCTCATTGCCTGCACCTCACCCTACATGGTATTTTTTCGCCATGGTTACGTGCGCTTGACCTGTGACCTTTATGACCCCAACTCCCCCAACCTCTCTTCCCATTTGACCAATCAG TACATGCAGAAGAAGAACCCTCTCTACAGCGTGCTGAAGGAGGAGACCGTCTGGTCCATGGATCGATTCAACACCTACGTCAATGACAAGCTCAGTGTTGCCAAGGGCCTGCCTAGGGACTGGGTGCTTGGCGCTTTCGCC AAGCGAATGCAGCAGATCATGATCCAGTGTTTCTTCGCTGTGAAAGCCAAGCTAGATCGTAAACTGGGGTACTTTGACCTGATTGGCTGTGATTTCATGATTGACGATGACTTTAAG GTGTGGCTGTTGGAGATGAACTGTAACCCAGCCCTCCACACCAACTGTGAGGCCCTGAAGGAAGTGATTCCCAGTACTGTTGTGGAAACTTTGG ATCTGACTCTGGAGATCTTCAACAAACGTTGCTGTGGACTGAAGCTGCTGCCACTGGCCAGCCAGAGGGACTTTGTGCTACTGTATGATGGCGAGACTGCCCATGTCCCTGTTCTCAGCCGCAGGAGCAAAACAGCAGTACCCCTCCAAGCCCAGCACCCAAAGAGTGTCTCCACCCAAATgcccttcaccaccagcaggacTCAGAAGACCGAGTCTGTAGCATCAGTGTCTCGGGAGAAGTCAGTGAGTGAAAACACATTTTCTCCTGTAGCCATGACCGCTGTCTTGGTACCCCTGACTGGCACTGATGCCACTGACCATCCTGCCCCAGTCACTACACACAATGATCTATTCCTGCAGACTGGTCCCAACCGACTCACAGGCCCAGCAGGGGCCCCCAGACCCCATCCCACCCACAAACCCAGTCCTCGACCCCTCAAGCCAGCCCAAGCCCGCGTGGAGCTCCGGCTCAGCAAGTGCACCTGGCAGCGGCAATCAGGGAACTCAGAACATCGCAAGCCCTCAGATCTCCTGTGGGTGAAGGATACCTTCATGTCCCTGTCCACCCCGGCACTGACTGAGGGCTCACGCTTCTCTATGAGACGCCTGCGGGGCACCAAAGCCTGCCAACCCGACCAGGAACAACCCTTCTGCTACTCCCTGAGGCCCACACAGTTCCGCCTGGCCAAGCCCGGCACCAGCAGCCCCGTgtggacagacaaacaggacaaggaaggggaacaggagggaggggggggccaGGAGCCCGGTGTAGACACACAGAGTACAGccaaggaagagaaagaggacaaAGAGCACAGGGAGGAGCTGTGA
- the ttll10 gene encoding protein polyglycylase TTLL10 isoform X1, translating to MSSENLVEPCPQGETGVRRLPEAQLACGDNTPPERQSQRGTQEEEVGDSGSLADNNKIQEVTSEPSEGVGQLQEDPQTGLRGNQVTSSARRSGEDGGPGVCLEEQCFSGNRRRSSPRGVVLLPYPERERDRRTEEPRGPRSFFFFGGGNGASIVTSYCESRGWQRIYDKTREDFKLKWCEIKSPVTYYNFREGEQLLYQIPNNKVLTTKIGLLSSLREYDRFSSKVNHGRGLRRLKIEEFFPTTFRMDMRDEREAFFAQQEGMCDEETSMWICKPTGLNQGRGIFLLRSQEDVSAFRLKLQNIAETQCNRTLPFRLPQARIVQQYVQNPLLLKGRKFDVRSYFLIACTSPYMVFFRHGYVRLTCDLYDPNSPNLSSHLTNQYMQKKNPLYSVLKEETVWSMDRFNTYVNDKLSVAKGLPRDWVLGAFAKRMQQIMIQCFFAVKAKLDRKLGYFDLIGCDFMIDDDFKVWLLEMNCNPALHTNCEALKEVIPSTVVETLDLTLEIFNKRCCGLKLLPLASQRDFVLLYDGETAHVPVLSRRSKTAVPLQAQHPKSVSTQMPFTTSRTQKTESVASVSREKSVSENTFSPVAMTAVLVPLTGTDATDHPAPVTTHNDLFLQTGPNRLTGPAGAPRPHPTHKPSPRPLKPAQARVELRLSKCTWQRQSGNSEHRKPSDLLWVKDTFMSLSTPALTEGSRFSMRRLRGTKACQPDQEQPFCYSLRPTQFRLAKPGTSSPVWTDKQDKEGEQEGGGGQEPGVDTQSTAKEEKEDKEHREEL from the exons ATGTCATCTGAGAACTTGGTTGAGCCCTGCCCTCAGGGCGAGACAGGGGTGAGGCGGCTCCCAGAAGCTCAGCTGGCCTGTGGAGACAACACGCCCCcggagagacagagccagagagggacacaggaggaggaggtgggagacaGCGGGTCCCTGGCCGACAACAACAAGATACAGGAAGTGACATCAGAACCCAGTGAAGGGGTAGGCCAACTGCAGGAGGACCCACAGACAGGTCTCAGAGGTAACCAGGTGACGTCTTCAGCAcggaggagtggggaggatggagggCCAG GTGTGTGTCTGGAAGAGCAGTGCTTCAGTGGGAACAGGAGGAGGTCTTCCCCCAGGGGGGTGGTGTTACTACCGTATCcagaaagggagagggacaggCGGACAGAGGAGCCCAGGGGCCCCCGGTCTTTTTTCTTCTTTGGAGGAGGGAACGGAGCCTCCAT AGTAACCTCCTATTGTGAGAGCAGAGGATGGCAACGGATCTACGACAAGACTAGAGAAGACTTTAAACTCAAGTGGTGCGAGATCAAATCCCCAGTCACCTATTACAATTTCAGAGAAG GTGAACAGCTCCTTTACCAGATCCCCAACAACAAGGTGCTGACCACTAAGATCGGCCTCCTTAGCAGCCTTAGGGAGTATGACCGCTTCAGCAGCAAGGTCAACCACGGTCGGGGACTGAG GAGGTTGAAAATTGAGGAGTTTTTCCCCACCACCTTCCGCATGgacatgagagatgagagagaggcttTCTTTGCCCAGCAGGAAG GTATGTGTGATGAGGAGACAAGCATGTGGATCTGTAAGCCCACGGGCCTCAACCAGGGGCGAGGCATCTTCCTCCTGAGGAGCCAGGAAGACGTCTCGGCCTTCAGACTCAAGCTGCAGAACATCGCAGAGACCCAGTGCAACAGGACGCTGCCTTTTCGCTTGCCCCAGGCACGCATCGTGCAGCA GTATGTCCAGAACCCTCTGCTCTTAAAGGGGAGAAAGTTTGATGTGCGCTCCTATTTCCTCATTGCCTGCACCTCACCCTACATGGTATTTTTTCGCCATGGTTACGTGCGCTTGACCTGTGACCTTTATGACCCCAACTCCCCCAACCTCTCTTCCCATTTGACCAATCAG TACATGCAGAAGAAGAACCCTCTCTACAGCGTGCTGAAGGAGGAGACCGTCTGGTCCATGGATCGATTCAACACCTACGTCAATGACAAGCTCAGTGTTGCCAAGGGCCTGCCTAGGGACTGGGTGCTTGGCGCTTTCGCC AAGCGAATGCAGCAGATCATGATCCAGTGTTTCTTCGCTGTGAAAGCCAAGCTAGATCGTAAACTGGGGTACTTTGACCTGATTGGCTGTGATTTCATGATTGACGATGACTTTAAG GTGTGGCTGTTGGAGATGAACTGTAACCCAGCCCTCCACACCAACTGTGAGGCCCTGAAGGAAGTGATTCCCAGTACTGTTGTGGAAACTTTGG ATCTGACTCTGGAGATCTTCAACAAACGTTGCTGTGGACTGAAGCTGCTGCCACTGGCCAGCCAGAGGGACTTTGTGCTACTGTATGATGGCGAGACTGCCCATGTCCCTGTTCTCAGCCGCAGGAGCAAAACAGCAGTACCCCTCCAAGCCCAGCACCCAAAGAGTGTCTCCACCCAAATgcccttcaccaccagcaggacTCAGAAGACCGAGTCTGTAGCATCAGTGTCTCGGGAGAAGTCAGTGAGTGAAAACACATTTTCTCCTGTAGCCATGACCGCTGTCTTGGTACCCCTGACTGGCACTGATGCCACTGACCATCCTGCCCCAGTCACTACACACAATGATCTATTCCTGCAGACTGGTCCCAACCGACTCACAGGCCCAGCAGGGGCCCCCAGACCCCATCCCACCCACAAACCCAGTCCTCGACCCCTCAAGCCAGCCCAAGCCCGCGTGGAGCTCCGGCTCAGCAAGTGCACCTGGCAGCGGCAATCAGGGAACTCAGAACATCGCAAGCCCTCAGATCTCCTGTGGGTGAAGGATACCTTCATGTCCCTGTCCACCCCGGCACTGACTGAGGGCTCACGCTTCTCTATGAGACGCCTGCGGGGCACCAAAGCCTGCCAACCCGACCAGGAACAACCCTTCTGCTACTCCCTGAGGCCCACACAGTTCCGCCTGGCCAAGCCCGGCACCAGCAGCCCCGTgtggacagacaaacaggacaaggaaggggaacaggagggaggggggggccaGGAGCCCGGTGTAGACACACAGAGTACAGccaaggaagagaaagaggacaaAGAGCACAGGGAGGAGCTGTGA